The following nucleotide sequence is from Mycobacterium sp. Z3061.
TGGCACGCAGCACGCCGAGTTCGACGATGGCCTTTTCGGCCTCGGCGGCGCTGTTTATCATGATGCCGATTGCCGATATCAGGTTTTTGTCGGCACTTCTTGGGAAGGTGATACCTGTAGCGGGCGTGGCTCCTGGAGGGGGACGTGACGTCGATGTTCGACACAAGGAAACGACCGGCATGACCGCGTTGAGAACGGGCGAGGGGTTCCCAGACGTCGTCGTCACCGGGGTGGCGTCCACGACGTCACTCGCGCCGGATGCCGAGGAGACCTGGCAGCAACTGCTGCAGGGCAGTAGCGGAATTCGTAAATTGGACAAAGATTTCGTCACCGAATTCGACTCACCGATACGTATCGGCGGTCCGTTGCGCGAAGACCTGGACGAGCAATTCGGTCGCGTCGAGCTGCGCCGGTTCGCATTCATGCAGAAACTGTCCGCGGTGGTGAGCCGGCGGCTGTGGGAGCAGGCCGGATCGCCCGAAGTCGATACCAACCGGCTGATGGTGTCGGTCGGTCTGGGCCTGGGCAGCACCGAGGACATTCCGCTCTGGCACAACATCTGGAAGGTGAAAGGCCTCAAGGCGATCTCGCCGATCTCGGTGCAGAAGTACATGCCGAACGCGCCCGCCGCCGTGATCGGGCTCGACCGTGAGGCCAAGGCCGGCGTCGAGACGTCGGTGATGGCCGACGCGTCGGGTACCGCGGCCATCGCTCAGGCCTGGCAGAACATCGTCCTCGGAGAGGCCGACATGGCGATCTGCGGCGGCGTGGAGACGGTTATCGAGGCCGTGCCTATGGCGACGTTCTGGCAACTGGGCATGCTGTCCACCAACAACGACGACCCGACCGGAGCCTGCCGGCCGTTCGACAGGCACCGCGACGGCATGGTGTTGGCGGAAGGCGGCGCGATGCTGCTGGTCGAAACCGAGGAGCATGCCAAGGCACGGGGCGCGCCCGTCCTGGCCCGGCTGATGGGTGCCGCCATCACGTCGGACGGATGCGACGCCGTGATGCCGGACCCGCGCGGCGAGCGCGCCGGTGACGCGATTGCCCGGGCGATCCACCTGGCCGGACTGGCCCCGAGCGACATCGACCTCGTCAAGGCGCACGCCGTCGGCACCACGTTCGGCGATTCAGCCGAGGCGCGCGCCATCCGCCGGGCACTGGGTGACCACTCACCGGCGGTGTACGCGCCCAAGGCGGCGCTGGGCAATTCACTGGGTGCGGCCGGCGCGGTCGAGGCCGTGCTCACGGTCCAGGCTTTGCGGGACCAAATCGTGCCGCCCACTTTAAATTTCACGGAATCCGATCCCGAGATCGATCTCGACGTGGTGGCCGGTGAGGCACGTCGCGGGAATTACCGCTATGCCGTCGCGGAGTCGTTCGGCTTGGGCGGAAACAACGTCGCAGTGGTCTTCGGCGCGGCCTGAGTCAGGAGCGCACCTCGACGTCGTCGACTCTGGTGACGTCTTTGTCTTTAGGGCCGTGCGCACGCCCGATGTGCGCTTCTTCACGTATGCGCTTGACCATGTGCGGGTAGTGCAACTCGAAAGCCGGGCGCTCCGAACGGATTCGGGGCAGCTCGGTGAAGTTGTGCCGTGGCGGCGGGCAGCTGGTCGCCCACTCCAGCGAGTTGCCGTAACCCCACGGGTCGTCGACGGTCACCACCTCGCCGTAGCGCCAGCTCTTGAAGACGTTCCACACGAACGGAAACATCGACAATCCCAGGATGAAGGCCCCGACGGTGGAGACGATGTTCAGCCCCTGAAAATTGTCGGTCGCCAGATAGTCGGCGTAGCGACGCGGCATGCCCATATCGCCCAGCCAGTGCTGCACCAGGAACGTGGTGTTGAACCCGATGAAGGTCAACCAGAAGTGCAGTTTGCCCAGCCGCTCGTCAAGGAGTCGACCCGTCATCTTCGGGAACCAGAAATACGTCCCCGCGTAGGTGGCGAACACGATGGTGCCGAACAGGACGTAATGGAAGTGGGCGACCACGAAATAGCTGTCCGTCACGTGGAAGTCAAGCGGCGGGCTGGCCAGCATCACTCCGGTCAGCCCGCCCAGCAGGAAGGTGAGCAGAAAGCCGATGGAGAAAAGCATCGGCGTCTCGAAGGTCAACTGGCCCTTCCACATGGTGCCGATCCAGTTGAAGAACTTGATTCCGGTCGGCACCGCGATCAGATACGTCATGAACGAGAAGAACGGCAGCAGAACGGCTCCGGTGGCGAACATGTGGTGCGCCCACACCGCTACTGACAAGGCCGCGATCGACAGCGTCGCGTAGACCAGCGTGGTGTACCCGAAGATCGGCTTGCGTGAAAAGACCGGGAAGATCTCGGTGACAATGCCGAAGAACGGCAGTGCCACGATGTAGACCTCCGGGTGTCCGAAGAACCAGAACACGTGCTGCCACAGCAGAACTCCGCCGTTGGCGGGGTCGTAGATGTGGGCGCCGAGGTGCCGGTCGGCGGCCAGGCCGAACAGCGCCGCCGTCAGCAGTGGGAAGGCGATCAGCACCAGCACCGAGGTCACCAGGATGTTCCAGGTGAAGATCGGCATCCGGAACATCGTCATGCCCGGTGCGCGCATGCACACGACGGTGGTGATCATGTTGACCGCGCCCAGGATGGTGCCCAGACCGGCGATGATCAGACCGGTGATCCACAGATCGCCACCGGCGCCCGGAGAGTGGACGGCGTCACTGAGCGGGGTGTAGGCGGTCCAGCCGAACTCCGCCGCGCCGCCGGGTGTGATGAAGCCCGCGAGCACGATCAGCCCGCCGAACAGGAACAGCCAGAACGACAGGGCGTTCAGGCGCGGGAACGCCACGTCGGGCGCACCGATCTGGAGCGGCAGCACCAGGTTGGCGAAGCCGAACACGATCGGGGTGGCATACAGCAGCAGCATGATCGTGCCGTGCATGGTGAAGAGCTGGTTGTATTGCTCGTTCGACAGGAACTGCAGGCCGGGCGCGGCCAGTTCGGCGCGCATCATCAGGGCCAGGAGTCCACCGATGAAGAACATCGTGAAGCAGGTGACGACGTACATGATGCCGATCAGTTTGTGATCGGTGGTGGTGACGAGCTTGTAGATCAGGTTGCCCCTGGGGCCGAGCCGGGCCGGGAAGGGACGACGTGCGGTGAGCTGGGCAGCCTGCGGCTCCGCGATCGACATAGCGCTGCGGATTTCCGCCTTTTGCCGCCTCAAACATCGCCGGCGTGTTTGACCGTGGACGTAACGGTTAGGTGGGCATCGGCCCGATCTTGCCCTAGACCCCAACCTGACACTTATTATTCGTCGGGTGTTCACCGGCGACCTGCGAAGCGTGCAATGGCGCTCTCAGGCGGCCCGCCTGTGGGGGCCGACCGCCGTCGTGCTCATCGCCGCCGTGGTGATCGGCCTGCAGATCACGGCCACCGGTGCGGGGTTCGTGGGTCCGCTGCGCAGCCTGGCCGGCGACTATTTCGGCACCCCGACATCGGCCACCGTGCCGTGGGTGGGCCTGGGTGTGGCCATGGTCGGGCTATCCCGCCGGTACCGGGTCTGGTCGCTGTCGGTGGCGGTGGCGCTCGATGTCGTTCTCGCGGTGCTGAGGGTGGCGCGCGGCGGTGCCTGGACGGTCGGCAACGGTCCGCTGATCGTGCTCACCGGCTTGGCGGTGATCGTCGGGTGGCGGCGCTGGGCCAGGGACGAACAGGGCACGGCCCTGCGGGGAGTCGCTTTCGGTCTGCTGCTCGTCATCGCCACCAAAGTCGGCGACAGTTGGTTGCGTATCACCGCGATCCTGCGGCCGGTTGTCCTGGACGAGTACGCACTGCTGGCCGATCACGCTCTCGCGCAACCGTCGTGGCTGCTGGGCCGGCTCCTGCACGCGGGCGGCCCTGTTCTCAATGCGGCGTTTCACTGGGTGTACATCGAATTGCCCGTCGCGGCAATGGTGGTCGCGATCTATCAATTGCGCAACGTCAGCATCGGCGGCTGGCCGCGGCACTTTCTGATCCCGACATTCCTGGTGCTCGGCCTGATCGGGCCGCTGATCTACGTGTTCTTCCCGTTGGTCGGCCCGGACTTCGCCTTTGGAAGCGAGGGCCGGGGATTCGAAATCGGCGACTTCTGGCCGCACGCCGTGCCGCGGATCAATCTGTCGCCCAGAGCAATTGCCTTCGACGGGTCGACTCCACGCAACTGCATGCCCTCGATGCACACGGCGTGGGCGCTGGCGGTGTTCCTGCACTCCCGTGGGGGACCACGCTGGCTGCGGATGGGCGGCGCGCTGTGGCTGGTCTGCACCGTCGCGGCGACCCTCGGCTTCGGGTACCACTACGGCGTCGATCTGCTGGCGGGCGGATTGCTCTGCCTGACGGTGGAATCGGCGCTACGGGAGCCGGTGCGCGACCGGGTCGGGTGGCGAATAGGAATGACGGCTTTTGGAGCCGCATTTCTGGTTGCGCTGCTGGTGTGTTGCCGGTACTTCGCGTCGGAGATGGCGCGCTACGCGGTGCCGTTCGGCGTGCTCATCATCGGCACGCTGGTGGCATTCAGCACCGCTTTCTACGTGACGTATTTCGCCCGGCCGGCCATGCCGGCCGAGGACCGAAGTCTGCCGGTACGGGGCGTCTTCGTACGTCAGGGTTCCTCGGCTGTGTCCTGATGAACACGCTACGGCTATAGGGCGGCGATCACTTCGGCGGCGGCCCGCCGGCCGGCTTCGATCGCCCCATCCAGATACCCGGGATGCCCAGTGGCGGTTTCCGATCCACCCCAATGGATGTCGCCGACCGGCCCGCACGGCATCGGCACGAATCCCTCGGTGGTGCCGGGTTTCGGCAGCGCCACATAGCCGCCTTCGACGAATTCGTCGAGGTGCCAGGACTTCTCCTGCCAGTCGGCCGGCTCCAGCACTTCCCGGCCGATGTGCGGCACCAGCGGTCTCAGCACGGCCTCGCGGCGCGCCGCGGCGTCCAACGCGGACAGCTCGCGTGCGTCGGGACCGCCGACCAGCACACACAGATGGCCCGGCCCGCCTGGCGCGGTGGTGTCGAAGACCGCGCTGCCCGGTCTGTCCAGGACGATGAACTCTCCGCCGCCCCGCTCTCGCCAGAACGGCCGGTGATAGACCGCGACCGCCTTGTACACCGACCCCATATATGTATTGCGCTGCAAAGCAACGAGATTCGGGGGTAGCGCGGGCTCGAACGCGATCCGGGAAGCCACCGGCGGCGGCGGCGTGACGATCGCCTTGTCGGCCTGCACGTCGCCCGACGCCGTGCGCACCAGCACCCGATCGCCACACACGATCGAGGTCACCCGATGTCCGGTACACACCCGCGGGCCCAACTCTGCCGCCAACCGCTCGACCAGCGCCCCGGCGCTCTCAACCAGCAACGATTCCTGGGCGCCGCCTTTGGTGCCCAGAATCGTCAACAGGCCTCCCTGGTAGCGGATCATGTCCGTGGCGGCGCGCACCGACAGCCGGTCGAGGTCCCCGGTCCACGAGATCAGGGCCACCACCTCGAGCAGTCGCCGAGCGGTGCGACCCGGCACCCTGCTCAGCCAGCGGTCGAGGGTCGACGCGTTGAGTCTGGCCGGTGCTCCGACCCGCGCCAGCACGCCGATCCCGGCCAAAGCCAGTGCCGAGACGAGCATCGAGGGCCCCAGTGGTGAGACCCGCCGCTCCCCGTCGATCACGGTGGGCAGGGTCCCGGTGTGCATCGGGAACATTGTCACCCCGAGTTCGGCGGCCAGCTCCGGGACCAGGTGGTGGTCGTGGCCGATCCACTGCCCGCCCAGGTCGAAACGCGATCCCAGCGCACTGGTCCGGCCCAGCACGCGTCCGCCCACCCGATCGGCCGCTTCGAGGACGATCACGTCGATGCCCCGCCGATGCAGCTCACGCGCCGCGGTCAGTCCGGACAGTCCGGCGCCCACCACCGCCACCGTCGAGTCCCGCATCGGGTACCTCCAAGTTCCGCACTAAGTCGGTCAACCGACTGATTTAGTAAGCCACAGGGAGGTCATGCGGCGCAACACCGGGTCACCGTGCCCCTTTGACCGGCTGCGGGTCGGCGAACATCACCAGCATGTCGACGGCGCGTTCGAGATCATGCCGGGCGCGGGCGGCGTCGGTGCTGGCCACGTACTGCACGATCAGGCCGTCCAGCACTGCCAGCGTCAACCGGCCGAGCGTCGGGAAATCCACGGCGCACCGCTCGCCGGCCGTCCGTGCAGCTTGCTCGAACAGCGTGCTGACCAGCTCGGTATACCGGTGGTACTGCAACTGGGCCAGACCGCCCGCGCCTTCGGTGCGCACCGAATACATGGCCAGCTCATATTGCATGACCTGCAGTCCGATCTCACGCTCGACCAGCTTGCTCCAGAACATGGTCATGCTCTCCCGCAGCGCGTGCGCGACCCCGCGGTCAGGCTGCAGGCCGGGCCGCACGGCCGACACCACGTCGTCGATGACCGCCGTGATGACCGCGCGCAACAGCAGGTCCTTCGTCGGAAACACATAGTGCAACGTGCCGAGCGGGATGCCGGCCTCGGCTGCCACCGCGCGCAGAGTCGTGCCCGGAACCCCGACGTCGCTCAATACCCGGACCGCGGCGGCCACGATCTCTTCCTGGCGACGTTCCACCCGCACGTATGCCATGCACGGCTCCTTTCGTGATCGGGGTTGATAGTCGGACAACCGTCCGAAGTGTACGGCCGGGATCGGGGTCTGGCATCCAACTCCGTGACGGGGTGGAATAGGCGTGTGAAGCGACTCACTGGTGTGGACGCCCTGATGCTGTACACCGAGACACCCGAGATTCACATGCACACGCTGAAGATCGGCATCCTCGACGTGTCAAACATGGAGCGGGACTACGACTTTGAGATCTTCCGCGAGGTGGGTTACCAACGGCTGATGGCGCTCGAGCCGCTGCGGTACCAGTTGCTGGACATCCCGCTGAAGTTGCACCACCCCATGTGGCTGGTCAACGAAGACATCGACCTCGACTATCACGTACGCCGCGCGCGGGTGCCGGCGCCGGGCGGGCGACGAGAGCTCGACGAGTTGATCGGCCACATCGCGAGCACACCGTTGCGCCGCGATCACCCGTTGTGGGAGATGTACGTCGCCGAGGGGCTGGCCGACAACCGGATTGCCATCATTCACAAGGTCCACCACGTACTGGCCGACGGCAAGGCTTCGGCGAACCAGATGGCTCAGGCGCTGTCGCCGCACCAGCCCGAACCCCGGCGGTTGCCACGCGAACTGCCGACCCGCTCGCACCTGCTCAAGGAGGCCGCCAAAGATCACGCGGGCCTGATCCGCAAGCTGCCGCGCCTGCTCGGCGAGACGGCCTCGGGGGTCTCCCGGGTGCGCCGCCGATCGAAGGAGCGGGGTCCCACCCCCGACCTCGCCCGCAACTTCGCCCCGCCGCCGTGCTTCATCAACCACCGGGTCAGTCCCGGTCGCCGGTTCGCCACCGCGCCGTTGGCGTTGGCCGACGTCAAGGAGACCAGCAAGCATCTCGGCGTCACGCTCAACGACGTCGTGCTGGCCACCGTGGCCGGGGCACTGCGCCGACTGCTGTTGCGCTACGACGGCCAGGCCGATGTCCCGCTGATCGCCGGGGTGCCGGTGAGTTACAACCCGGCACCAGACCGCATGGCGGGCAACGAATTCACCTACATGACGCCGTCACTGCCGGTGCATGTCGAAGACCCGATGCAACGAGTTCGGCTGACGGCCATGGCAACCAGGATCGCGAAGGAGAATCACCAGCTGCTCGGCCCCACCGTGCTGCCCGCCTGGATGTCCTATCTCCCGACAGGGTTGGCGCCGCGCATGTTTCGGGCCCAGGCCCGACGCATGGAGTCCGCCAGCGTGATGAACCTGGTGGTGTCGAACGTGCCCGGGCCGCGCGAACGCGGCTGCATCGAGGGAGCGACGCTCACCGAGATCTATTCGGTGGGGCCGATCGTGGCGGGCAGCGGCATGAACATCACCGTGTGGAGTTACGTCGACCAATTCGCCATCTCGGTGCTGACCGACGATCGCACCCTGGACGATCCGCACGAGGCTACCGATGCGCTGATCGACGCGTTCCGTGAATTGCGGAGCGCTGCCGGGCTTTCCGAGGATCTCACGCCGCTCGAGGCCAGCCTGCCCCTGGCCGCGGCGCTGGGTTGACGGCGATGGGCGGTGAGGGCTGGCGCAGGCATGTCGTCATCCGGCTGATCGTCGCGGGACTCGTCGGCGCCGCGGCGGTGTTGCTGTTCGTGACCACATCGGGATGGGCGTTCGCGCCGAGCGTGGGATGGATCGCCGCGGCGTTGGTGTATCTGGTGTGGACGTGGATTGTCGTGCTGCCCATGGACGCCGAGAGCACGCGCGAACACGTGGTGCCCGAGGATCCGCCGACCGGCTGGGTGATCGACGTGGTGATCCTCTCGGCGAGCGTGGCGAGTCTGGCCGGGGTAGGGCATCTGCTCACCGCCGGCTCCAGGGCGGGAGTGGAGAAGAATATCGCCGCGGGAACCGGGGTGGTGTGCATCGCCGTCGCGTGGTGCGTCGTCCACACCGTATTCAGCATCCGCTACGCCGACGTCTACTACTCGAACTCGGCCGGCGGCATTGACTTCGGCGGCAGCGAGAACCCCCGATTTCTGGATTTCTTCTACCTCGGATTCACCATCGGGATGACCTATCAGGTTTCCGACACCACACTGCAGACCGGCCAGCTGCGCCGCATCGCGCTCGGCCAGGCGCTGCTGTCCTACCTGTTCGGTGCGGTTATTCTGGCTGTCACTATCAATCTGGTTGTCGGACTGAGTAATTCATGAAAGGAGGGCTCATGGCCGATGCCGGCCGGAGCGCACATCAGGAAGCCCGCAGGGCTCGCGTCATCGAGCACATGCAAAGCGAGAACGTGCAGGAGTGGGATCGCACGATGGCGACTTTCAGCCACCCCCGCTACGAGTTGCCGGACGGCACGGTGTTCGACGGAGCCGACGAGGTCATGCGGTACTGGATCGACGGGCGCGCGCTGGTACCCGACCAGACCAACGAACTGATCGAGCTCACCCACCTCGATGACGGGCAGGTCCAGATCGAGTTCTGGCTTCGCGGTACTCCGACCACGGCAACCGAGCCGTTCGAGGTCCGGCTGTGGGCCGTCTTCGGCTTCGATGAGTCCGACCTGATCACCGGGGAACGCGTATTCGTCGCGCCGCCGACCGCCGAGCAGCTCGCGGGATGAATGTTTCCCGCCGCTCCCTGAAGGGAACGAGGACGTGTGCCGAATAGTGAGGAGCAGTCGGGTCCGATCCGCAGCCTGATTCCCGCCCGCATCGACCGATTGCCCTGGTCGCCGTTCCACACCCGCATGGTGGTGGCTCTCGGCGTGGCGTGGATCCTGGACGGCCTCGAGATCACGGTGGCCAGCGCGGTGGCCGAGACGCTGACCGAACCGCAGACACTGCATCTGTCTTCGGCCGCCGTCGGGTTCGTCGCCACCGTCTATCTGGCCGGCGAGGTCGCCGGGGCGCTGTTCTTCGGCCGCTTGTCCGACAAGCTGGGGCGGCGCAACCTGTTCATGATCACCCTGGGCGTGTATCTGCTCGGCAGTGCACTGACCGCGGCGACGCTGGGCAACAGCGCGGCCTGGATCGCCTTCCTCTACCTGACGCGATTCATCGCCGGGATGGGCATCGGCGGGGAGTACGCGGCCATCAACTCGGCGATCGACGAACTGATCCCGGCCCGCTTCCGGGGCCGCGTCGACATCGCGGTGAACGGGACGTACTGGGCCGGGGCGGTGTTGGGCACGCTGGGCACGTTCATCTTCCTGCGGGCGATCGATCTCAGCCTGGGCTGGCGCCTGGCGTTCCTTATCGGCCCGGTCCTGGCGCTGGTGATTCTGCTGGTCCGGCGCAACCTGCCGGAGAGCCCGCGCTGGCAGGTGATGAACGGCCGCACCGAGGACGCCGAGCGCACCATCTCCCACATCGAGGAGGAGGTGCGGGCCACCGGGGCCACCCTGCCGCCGGTCGACGAATCCACCGCCATCGAGTTGCGGCCCGCTCAGGAGATCGGTTACCTCGCGTTGACGCGCGTGCTGTTCCGCGACTACCCGAGTCGCGCCGTCCTGGGTGCCGTGCTGATGATCAGCCAGTCGTTCCTGTACAACGCGATCTTCTTCACCTACACGCTGGTTCTGGGCAAGTTCTACGGCGTGCCCTCGGCCTCGACACCGCTCTACCTCATCGCATTCGCGGTGGGTAATCTGCTCGGACCGCTGACCATCGGGCACTTCTTCGACACGATCGGCCGGCGCAAGATGATCGCCGGGACCTATCTGGCGTCGGGGCTGCTGCTGGCGCTCAGCGCGGCCCTGTTCCAGGCCGGTGTGCTGAACGCCATCACTCAGACCATCGCCTGGTGCGTCATCTTCTACATCGCCTCGGCCGGGGCGAGCGCGGCCTACCTCACCGTCAGCGAGATCTTCCCGCTCGAGGTGCGCGCCAAGGCGATCGCGGTGTTCTTCGCCATCGCGCAGTGTTTCGGTGC
It contains:
- a CDS encoding DUF1345 domain-containing protein, with protein sequence MGGEGWRRHVVIRLIVAGLVGAAAVLLFVTTSGWAFAPSVGWIAAALVYLVWTWIVVLPMDAESTREHVVPEDPPTGWVIDVVILSASVASLAGVGHLLTAGSRAGVEKNIAAGTGVVCIAVAWCVVHTVFSIRYADVYYSNSAGGIDFGGSENPRFLDFFYLGFTIGMTYQVSDTTLQTGQLRRIALGQALLSYLFGAVILAVTINLVVGLSNS
- a CDS encoding DUF5933 domain-containing protein, giving the protein MFTGDLRSVQWRSQAARLWGPTAVVLIAAVVIGLQITATGAGFVGPLRSLAGDYFGTPTSATVPWVGLGVAMVGLSRRYRVWSLSVAVALDVVLAVLRVARGGAWTVGNGPLIVLTGLAVIVGWRRWARDEQGTALRGVAFGLLLVIATKVGDSWLRITAILRPVVLDEYALLADHALAQPSWLLGRLLHAGGPVLNAAFHWVYIELPVAAMVVAIYQLRNVSIGGWPRHFLIPTFLVLGLIGPLIYVFFPLVGPDFAFGSEGRGFEIGDFWPHAVPRINLSPRAIAFDGSTPRNCMPSMHTAWALAVFLHSRGGPRWLRMGGALWLVCTVAATLGFGYHYGVDLLAGGLLCLTVESALREPVRDRVGWRIGMTAFGAAFLVALLVCCRYFASEMARYAVPFGVLIIGTLVAFSTAFYVTYFARPAMPAEDRSLPVRGVFVRQGSSAVS
- a CDS encoding MFS transporter codes for the protein MPNSEEQSGPIRSLIPARIDRLPWSPFHTRMVVALGVAWILDGLEITVASAVAETLTEPQTLHLSSAAVGFVATVYLAGEVAGALFFGRLSDKLGRRNLFMITLGVYLLGSALTAATLGNSAAWIAFLYLTRFIAGMGIGGEYAAINSAIDELIPARFRGRVDIAVNGTYWAGAVLGTLGTFIFLRAIDLSLGWRLAFLIGPVLALVILLVRRNLPESPRWQVMNGRTEDAERTISHIEEEVRATGATLPPVDESTAIELRPAQEIGYLALTRVLFRDYPSRAVLGAVLMISQSFLYNAIFFTYTLVLGKFYGVPSASTPLYLIAFAVGNLLGPLTIGHFFDTIGRRKMIAGTYLASGLLLALSAALFQAGVLNAITQTIAWCVIFYIASAGASAAYLTVSEIFPLEVRAKAIAVFFAIAQCFGALGPVIYGALIGDGSRPLLLFLGYLLGAAVMIAGGLVAWFLAVDAEGKSLEDIATPLAAR
- a CDS encoding TetR/AcrR family transcriptional regulator, whose translation is MAYVRVERRQEEIVAAAVRVLSDVGVPGTTLRAVAAEAGIPLGTLHYVFPTKDLLLRAVITAVIDDVVSAVRPGLQPDRGVAHALRESMTMFWSKLVEREIGLQVMQYELAMYSVRTEGAGGLAQLQYHRYTELVSTLFEQAARTAGERCAVDFPTLGRLTLAVLDGLIVQYVASTDAARARHDLERAVDMLVMFADPQPVKGAR
- the ctaD gene encoding cytochrome c oxidase subunit I — its product is MSIAEPQAAQLTARRPFPARLGPRGNLIYKLVTTTDHKLIGIMYVVTCFTMFFIGGLLALMMRAELAAPGLQFLSNEQYNQLFTMHGTIMLLLYATPIVFGFANLVLPLQIGAPDVAFPRLNALSFWLFLFGGLIVLAGFITPGGAAEFGWTAYTPLSDAVHSPGAGGDLWITGLIIAGLGTILGAVNMITTVVCMRAPGMTMFRMPIFTWNILVTSVLVLIAFPLLTAALFGLAADRHLGAHIYDPANGGVLLWQHVFWFFGHPEVYIVALPFFGIVTEIFPVFSRKPIFGYTTLVYATLSIAALSVAVWAHHMFATGAVLLPFFSFMTYLIAVPTGIKFFNWIGTMWKGQLTFETPMLFSIGFLLTFLLGGLTGVMLASPPLDFHVTDSYFVVAHFHYVLFGTIVFATYAGTYFWFPKMTGRLLDERLGKLHFWLTFIGFNTTFLVQHWLGDMGMPRRYADYLATDNFQGLNIVSTVGAFILGLSMFPFVWNVFKSWRYGEVVTVDDPWGYGNSLEWATSCPPPRHNFTELPRIRSERPAFELHYPHMVKRIREEAHIGRAHGPKDKDVTRVDDVEVRS
- a CDS encoding KasA/KasB family beta-ketoacyl-ACP synthase codes for the protein MTALRTGEGFPDVVVTGVASTTSLAPDAEETWQQLLQGSSGIRKLDKDFVTEFDSPIRIGGPLREDLDEQFGRVELRRFAFMQKLSAVVSRRLWEQAGSPEVDTNRLMVSVGLGLGSTEDIPLWHNIWKVKGLKAISPISVQKYMPNAPAAVIGLDREAKAGVETSVMADASGTAAIAQAWQNIVLGEADMAICGGVETVIEAVPMATFWQLGMLSTNNDDPTGACRPFDRHRDGMVLAEGGAMLLVETEEHAKARGAPVLARLMGAAITSDGCDAVMPDPRGERAGDAIARAIHLAGLAPSDIDLVKAHAVGTTFGDSAEARAIRRALGDHSPAVYAPKAALGNSLGAAGAVEAVLTVQALRDQIVPPTLNFTESDPEIDLDVVAGEARRGNYRYAVAESFGLGGNNVAVVFGAA
- a CDS encoding FAD-dependent oxidoreductase codes for the protein MRDSTVAVVGAGLSGLTAARELHRRGIDVIVLEAADRVGGRVLGRTSALGSRFDLGGQWIGHDHHLVPELAAELGVTMFPMHTGTLPTVIDGERRVSPLGPSMLVSALALAGIGVLARVGAPARLNASTLDRWLSRVPGRTARRLLEVVALISWTGDLDRLSVRAATDMIRYQGGLLTILGTKGGAQESLLVESAGALVERLAAELGPRVCTGHRVTSIVCGDRVLVRTASGDVQADKAIVTPPPPVASRIAFEPALPPNLVALQRNTYMGSVYKAVAVYHRPFWRERGGGEFIVLDRPGSAVFDTTAPGGPGHLCVLVGGPDARELSALDAAARREAVLRPLVPHIGREVLEPADWQEKSWHLDEFVEGGYVALPKPGTTEGFVPMPCGPVGDIHWGGSETATGHPGYLDGAIEAGRRAAAEVIAAL
- a CDS encoding wax ester/triacylglycerol synthase family O-acyltransferase is translated as MKRLTGVDALMLYTETPEIHMHTLKIGILDVSNMERDYDFEIFREVGYQRLMALEPLRYQLLDIPLKLHHPMWLVNEDIDLDYHVRRARVPAPGGRRELDELIGHIASTPLRRDHPLWEMYVAEGLADNRIAIIHKVHHVLADGKASANQMAQALSPHQPEPRRLPRELPTRSHLLKEAAKDHAGLIRKLPRLLGETASGVSRVRRRSKERGPTPDLARNFAPPPCFINHRVSPGRRFATAPLALADVKETSKHLGVTLNDVVLATVAGALRRLLLRYDGQADVPLIAGVPVSYNPAPDRMAGNEFTYMTPSLPVHVEDPMQRVRLTAMATRIAKENHQLLGPTVLPAWMSYLPTGLAPRMFRAQARRMESASVMNLVVSNVPGPRERGCIEGATLTEIYSVGPIVAGSGMNITVWSYVDQFAISVLTDDRTLDDPHEATDALIDAFRELRSAAGLSEDLTPLEASLPLAAALG